TAAAagtgttagcttttagcgttgtctgttctgttaCTCACACACACTGTCAAAGTTTATTCCCATCAGGATTGTGATATTACTGGGGCACGACTAAATATCTAAACGCCTACTAACGTAAAGGCAAGGTTGTCTAATAtggcaacccatatttggctcactgctgatcttgagtctcgagctcgagtctcggggttaggccttagtccaccaaggcccattgcggattggcagacttcacacatccagagaattatgaaattctctggtatgcaggtttcctcacgatgttttccttcaccgtttgagacacgtggtctttaatttcttaaaatgcacacaactgaaaagttggacatgcatgccccagtggatatgacctctgcctccggaatCATaggcagaggcagaggtcatatccactgggctatcacggctctcaatatgGCATTTAGTCCTCCTATATCATCCTAAATCCTAATCCAACAGACAAAACATTATTGTGTATGTGCCGGCTATTCTATcgaaataatagaaatattaaagattatagaattattataaaatacagtccacagaaataacattttaataaactgtGATACAGTCAAACAGTACTCATACCTTTTACTGTTATACGTTGTAGAAATTAAGTGAACTGTCGAAATTAGATGAACGATGATGAAAAAGTGGCGAAAGTGAACGGCCGCTAGGGGCCCGGAAAGCCGGTCTATATTAAATGAGCCGTAAGGAGACGTCGAGAAGCGACGTTTCTAGCGCTCTGACACGTTTGTAgcgttacaaaatattaatcgtAATATTAATACCATTAataccatcgatataaatcgttagatgggcccctccatattaaagaacgcacaattttatgtcattacccaaagacgtgcacgcacatcttatcttagtacgtaacaagcgcatgctgtgagtggaagTGGATTTAAGAAAacatttactgttttttcttattttaatcccttaattatgttcattttggaagtgtataattgaataaagagaaatgtgttacgagtgatgacgttctcaatgtgcgaaaccaatgacaatttcgCGACGCTTTGACGcacatctaacgatctacgatcgatgattaATACAATATGATCAAAGAAGTTATGGTAGCCGGCCCTTCGTCATttgataaaaattcaaaaattatcagCCCATGTTCGTAACCATGGTAGttctataatatcatcatcattattaacagcggtggtcgtccatcggcttatgATGATGGGCCAGTGACAAATATGAACTGAGTTTCTACTTCCCACGTATTCATGTGTCAATTTGCCTATATATTTGGGTACTCTAAACGAACAATTGAATCGAATTATGTATGGGGTTTCTTTTGCTCAAACATATACTTGTACATTATAACTTATTACATGAGATTAAATTACAATTGttacataaaaacatttaaaaaaaacccctATTATGCAACAGTTTCATAACACACATTTGGAATTTTTGTTAACtaagaaaacattatttactcaattctttaatttaataaagtaggtaaataacaaTACTAACTAGTTATACGGGACTTATCTATCTCGTATCTTTAGCTGTATAAAggtagtataaatatttatagcctTAAGGAAAATGGTCATCTAAAGCTGAATCCCATTTATGTAAGTATTCCCGACAAGTTGGTTCTCGTATGGGCTAAATATAGCGAAGCTTTTAATGATTTCTATTCTCGTCGGTGGTAGGCTTGGGCCGGTCGGAGCTATAATAAGAGGTGCTCTAAGTGACTCTGTAAATGATCACATGCCGTGTGATCGCACTGTTTTTGCGGATTTTCTTTGATATCTTGTAATTTAGTAAACTTATTCAAAAACCAAGTTATGTACCTGTTTACATAACTTGGTTACGAAATTTGTAtcgtatttttaaaagttagtttCACGTTAAACGATAGGTCGTTTTGGAATGACTGTATAACCATGCCATACCATCATTGactttttttcatacaaatacattgtaaataatagaattaactTGTTGGAAATAACCCAGTCttcatacaaactcgggcccaaattatacgaattactggaggacgcctgcgacttcgtccgcgtgaattttagtttttcacaaatcattcgggaactatggattttccgggattaaatatgttaatccagggtaaaatctatttccattccaaatttcagctatttCAATTTAAGTCGGTTgagtagttgcggtgttaaagagttttttagttcattgaaacaaatatccatacaaactttcgcgtttaaaatattagtaggataggatacagagctgaaaattggccatacattaggacaattaaggagaaCTCATTTGGGGCCTATTTTCAAAGACATTTATATTTGTCTAATCAGTAAATATCTGACAACATTACAGACACAGATTACAGATACGCATCCAAGAGGAtacttatttcattatttcacaCCGATCCAGCTTTGCATAATGCATATGGTAGTAAATCACTACGATATGCATTTTGTAAAGCTGGATCGGtgtgaaataatgaaatcagaTTATTATCCCTATTGGcgaacaatatttatataaaaaaaattatatataaaagtaaCATGCTTGTAACAAATTATCTAGAAAGTCCAGTACTACTATCCCATAGATTTTATCGTATAATCGTCCAAGAGATCATTATGTACGACTATGAATTGTATTCACTGACATATAACATCGCGCGTGCAAATAAATACacaagtgtattttttattgcggTCAAAacatgttataatataataagacgCGCAATGTTTGTGTAATTGAAGATACAGGAAACCATAAGAAGGTCAATGTGTGTTTCTAAGATATTTCATTAGGAATCTTGTCCACGGGATATATTAGTCTAAGTCTCTCTCACTATCTCATATCTCTCTAACCCGCCCAGGGAATATCTAAAAACCTACGCTTTGTTTAAATGATAATAGTTTCACCATcgaaattacaattaaattatcCTTGCACTTTTAAAAGCTAAGCTTCAAGTTCGATGATACAAAAAAACgcatttttaattaagaatataataatagatttcTTCAGACTACATTTCaagatttttcattatttttttaaattatttcttatcCGCGTGTAAGACTCCttataagttatattgattGAATGTATACTTAagattctaaaataattattattatatgtgaATAAATACTATTTATGTTCTGTAGTGGTATTataagaataatttaatttgccAACTATTTACgtacatacatacctataatAGAGAAGTGATTGGGAAACAAAAATGAATGGATCATTTTAAGATCACGTACATTTTctgtataaaaacataataatactgAGTAATCAATACGGAAAGCGTGTTGGTCGTAGTTCGCATTCTGTTTGACGttagattttttgttttcaaaagaCTTTTTTTTGCCATACagttgtatttatttatcgtTTTTTACGACAAAAAGACACACAAATTGATTTTGTAAACGTATTCTAAATAAACACTggaatttatttcataaatgaaTGGAATTCGATAAAGATGTACCTAttggaaatatatatttatttactagcttaCCGTTCTTATATTTATACCGTGTGCAGTGGCGTGCGCAAACATTTTAAGTAGGCTAGGCATTGTGtgtacaaattgtataaaatagtaaattCCTTCTCCCATACAGGTAAGTCATCATGGTAGGCagagcatttttgcatctatgagtgcacgccactgaccgTGTGGTAAGGGCATGAGCGGACAAACTTTCAGAACTTATAAAACGACGAAGATCTGACTATCACAGGCTAAAATTTTGTTGTATTATGACAATAAAACTTACCGTTGACTtgagtctgccaaaccgcatccCCGACTCCCCACAGACCAGATATTACGAAGAAGACGGAGGGCGATTCTGGATTCGGTCTCCAAATGAGGAGCCAAACAATGAGGCCGAGATGCAAGGCGGCCCCCATCACAAGTATCGGGAACCGTCCGATGTACTTCATAGCTGAGCCGAAGAGGAGCGAGCACACCGCGTTCACTACTCCGAAGCAGATCATCACGTAGCCTATGGAACGGATGCCGAGAGCGCACGAGACGTAGGCCTGTAACAAGATGGATCCTTTAATTGTTTACTTCATATAACTAGAAGCGTGAACTGCTTCGTTGGTGCAATGGTAAGGCAGTGTGATGGCTCCTGATAAGTCCTGGGACAAGATATGACATACTTTCTAGGTAAATCGGCATGATTTGTACAGTTATTAGtataaactagcagacacccgtgacttcgtccgtgtgaaactcCATGTAAACTTTGAACCCATATCTAACCCCCTTCTACTCgtattaatatttatgtttaatatatattaaattgtccacttatcatttaaaaaaaaacgatttataTTCAAAACCTTTTTAACCCTTAGAATTATGATAATCttgaactaaattatttttggtatttttctagtatataaatcgatttttacaaatcatcgtcatcataacAGCCTATGCATTATGGTCTCAAATaatgctaagtttcatttgaatccGTTTGGTAGTTTCAGCAAGATACCCGTTCaacaaaaatacagacagaccACCAATTTTTGGCTTAAGTATCGATAAATTTTTAAGAtaccttcaatgtacagaattggacctgttgcagttttattataagtatatattagcttaagtttcttattgtattctttctcaataaacatAACTCACTTGTGTATAATCAGCGCCAATAAAAGCTTGCTCCATTCCAATCCACAGCGTGATCGGGATGAGCAGTTGTTGGTTCGGTTTCTTCAGCTGGTAAGCCGTGGCTGACAGAAGCTGGATTCCGGATAACTTGTTCGCCTCAGAGGTCCTCTGCTTTTCACCGTAcctgtacaaaaaatattatttctattatacTTTCTTTATCTACTTAATTGATTGCGGGTACTACAAACCCCAAATCCCGGTAATTTAATACGCTGAAGTGCGCGCGGATACTACAGTACCCGGTACCTCGAGTTGGGCAACACTTTGAAATAAAACGAAATTGTGCTCTATTTTATACTTCATAAGGTATATTTTAGACTGGAGAATGTAGGGAAGATGTGGAGCAtttttttgacattgacaatatagttattaaatattctGTGGGCGTAAAATCATAGACGCATATAGTTCCCTTTTCCGTAAAAATGCGGGGGTTAAATATAAtctgtcactcacaaataatgtggctctctagtagtaaaagaatgtataaaatctgttcagtagatccactactactactactactactactttacctctttataatataagtttaaatACTCTTACGCTTCCTAATGCTGGATCATCAATGCGAATCACTACCACAGTTGTTTTAATTGTAACGTTTtcttttattcaaaaaagtttCGATGTCTGTTTtaaacatcgatctcctattaaaaagtggaggCACAATTAGCGACCAAAAAAAGTCCCCActaaatgagtgccaaacacacgGCACTCAACTCAAGtatcgcatttgcaaattcaacctttagctgtaatatttttaccaataattctaaaactgtcaaagcaaaatttacTAGTtcttaagtgaaattttctacatgattgtgcgtcctgtTACTATAAGGGgtcaattattttaaagttttgttttaatgtttttaatattgtaacttttgagtaggtatgttatatacaaaatacatttgCGTTCTCTCCTTATTTTAAACAGAGTTCTAAAAACATACACATAATTATAAGTTTGTTGAGACTTGGAATTGGCCAATTAACAATTTGGAATATTCTTAAAACGACGATGCGTCAACGACGCTGTTTGCAATTTTATAACAGCCGTGAAATTCATTTTCAAGGCAGTAATTACGTGTCTTTTTCGTACTTCATAAATCCAGAAGGTTTTTGGTATAATTAGAattcaatttacattttaagCTAATTGAAACAGTAATATAGGAAATGAAGACGAAGAATCGGTAACTTGATAGCCACAGTTTTTTAATGTTCCTAAATTCAAGGTTATTTGTAATGAATTCATCTATGTTTTACTAAAATTGCTACTTTAGTATGCTTGAAACATGCGTCTGGGAAGCATACGTAGTAAACACTAAGCAAGAGTGAGACACATTGAGGAATTTTTGACAGTCCAAAACTAGTCAATCTATAGTTTCTAATGAAGTTTCGCAAAGTACTGatacaatatataattttttttgcatacataataaatattaatctaatCAAACATCTACGTATATTTTCTGATATGTAACCTAAGATttagttgttaaataaaaaagtttttttaatgtcaacaaaaacatacattagtaattatctaattttatttagaattttcatataactttttatatagTGAGGCTTAATTTCTCAATAATAAAGCTCGGTATGATGTTCCTCCTAAAGTCTAGAGGGCAAATATGTTATAATGTTTTGACAAAGATGGAACGCTCTTCGCTTATTTTGAAACTtacattattactattatatattGTAGAGCTGACGCTATTTCCTTTTTGAAACTTAGATTACTTCTAGAGAATAATAACCTAAGAAATCTAAGTTTCAAAAAGAAAACAGTGTTTGTATTGAAGTTgatcgtttttataataaactgccatatgaaaccactggcatgtctcttaataaattcaaagtttttattaaacgtaagcttatagaaaagtcgtattataatgtcaatgattacgtaaatgacaaaattgcttggaaaagaaatgtattacattacattgctacttatatacctattgttaaaaaaaaaactaaaaaaggataaacctggctgagtttgttgtgggctcttctcggaccaaggcgcgtttggaaccccctaactttaatattaagttttcgaataattattatcaccattatcttaagtttaatattatttcgtgatgtttcgaaagagcttgtaaactaagcctatttgaaatacatgaattttgacttttgactttgactttgataaaACGACGAAGTTAAACCATACCTTGAAAGCGGGTCAACTAGTAGAGCAACCATCAACACGGCGACGACGACGCAGGCGAGGTATATGGCACTGATCTCGTATATCTCGCTGTCCGGCGGCCGGTGCAGGTTGCGGTTGTCATGGTGACCGCCACCGATCACGCAGAAGTTGGCGCCGCACGCCAACACTGCGCTGCTACTGTTCTCTTTGGACGTGTTCCCGCTGTGTACTCCAGAGGAGAACACTGTGAACATaccatcatcaatcatcaatattaacatacttattttatattctactaCAAGGCCATGCTCTCTTAGAGGAGAAGGGATGTGCTTAGACCTGgaacgctgctccaatgcgggttggtgggcttggggctcagaccaattattgtataggacctgcctcgctaaacgttacttttctgtcaaagtatatgatcaaccatctaatgcgattataaaaactgtctctatagaatcgatgttaaatagttgtaatcgtgttcgtcggttaaagagctccgtaaaaatacctttttgtgtaattgaattgtgtaaaaaacgggctaaaacttctagtttagtataaaatatatatcaaatctaagctcgttttcctcagaaaatgacagacaattttgttcgtgactatgagtgcgatacaggtctataattggtctgaggcttgGGGTGATAATGGTAAATGTATTAGTGACCACTatcatatgttaatgataatcacTGGGGCCGACTggttaacgtgctctctgaggtaCGGGGGTCTAACACCACTAACTTCTCAACTCCGGGGTGAGAATTAAAACTGAATTTCCAAGAAGAAGGAACAATTCAGTAGGTATCTCATATATCCCAACCTAGGACCCGAACCTTATGTGGTTTcgcattatattttactaattacttcaaaaaattcaattatgACAACTATTATTAGGATTACcgagtaaaatattattaaagttaagaattgttaaaaattaatatattattttactaacagTTTTATGCTAATAAGCTTGTAGCATTTACGCTTATCGGGTCACTATCGtgcaaattttgtattttttttgcgcTACACTTTACATatcattgaaattaatttaagcGTGAACAAGTAAACTACTCGTATCGTAAAAATTAAACCAAGAAGGTTGTTGCgcgataaaaaaaaacgtaattttatATCATCAGACCATCGAACCCGGATGTTTCAACAAAAAGTGTTGATACCAACGAGGTACAAGTATGAGTTAATGAAGTAACTGCGTAAAATAATGTACTCACCCAGACTGGAGATGAGGTTTCCCCACAGCTCGGCAGTTTGCCACGCGAGGAAGAAGAACCCGAAGAATCGCACAATTATGCCATCTACAGCTTGATCAGTCAGCTTGGCGTAAACGCTTCCAGCTTGTGTCAAATACGTGGCTTTGGACGTCCACATGGGCGCCGCTCCGAGGCCCACGATCACGCCGGCCGGTACCAACGTGTAGAACTTCGGGTAAAACTGGGCGGCGATGTACGGCGCATAGCACATCATAGACAGGCATAAGGTCCACTTGACTGTTAGCCTTTTGATGAGGAACGTGGGCACGAATATACAGGACACGACAAGTGCTGCGTAAATTGAACTAAGGGAGACAGTGCCGAGCCCGTCCGCGGCGTTGATCGAGGACTGCAAGTTCGCCGTCCCCTGGAACGCGGTAAACTGGACCATGAACGCGGCGCTGACTGCTGCCACGTTTTTTAATATCCTCCATTTCTCGTTTCTCGATAGTTTCACCTTCCCCGAGGCGTACGAGTCGTCTTCGGTGGGGAGAGGCGGCGGCTTGACGATGTCGTCGCTCGGGTCCCTCTCATGTTGGTAGGCGTCGTTTCTGAAGCCGGTCTTGACCGTGTACACGGAGTCCTTATCCGGCCGGTGGTCCTCACCGCCGCCGCCGTGCGCCACAGTCATACCGTGTTCTCCTTGTGCCCTGTTGAACAAAAAACTTCAATTAAAATCTAGTTTTGCTAATGACATCATTATAGCAGTCTTAGTCTAAGTAGCAGAGTTCTTCCAGAGTTCTTGGGAGGTAGCAGTTTCTCTCGTTCgtatttaagttaaattaatgaCGGATGTCCGCTACTTCGTCCACTTGACACTCAGTTTTTTTAAGCCCATCTTCCCGTTTATGGCCTTCTAATGAAACCGAAGTGGGGTACGTCGGTTGGTTGAATACAGTCTACGAGTATAACCAACctaggaaaaaaaaacaatttatatattttaagaaaggATATTGTATTGAACActgctattttaaaaataagtcagAATACTCTTTATTGAAATCGACCTATATTGCGCAGCTGCAATATGTAGTGCGAGTCTGACGATATTTTTGAAACATATATCGTCTGAAACGAATACGGACGATATCTAAAATCAACGAAGGGATTTCTCTTACAGTTTCATATTCTCTTACAG
This genomic interval from Bicyclus anynana chromosome Z, ilBicAnyn1.1, whole genome shotgun sequence contains the following:
- the LOC112048039 gene encoding UNC93-like protein isoform X2, whose protein sequence is MTVAHGGGGEDHRPDKDSVYTVKTGFRNDAYQHERDPSDDIVKPPPLPTEDDSYASGKVKLSRNEKWRILKNVAAVSAAFMVQFTAFQGTANLQSSINAADGLGTVSLSSIYAALVVSCIFVPTFLIKRLTVKWTLCLSMMCYAPYIAAQFYPKFYTLVPAGVIVGLGAAPMWTSKATYLTQAGSVYAKLTDQAVDGIIVRFFGFFFLAWQTAELWGNLISSLVFSSGVHSGNTSKENSSSAVLACGANFCVIGGGHHDNRNLHRPPDSEIYEISAIYLACVVVAVLMVALLVDPLSRYGEKQRTSEANKLSGIQLLSATAYQLKKPNQQLLIPITLWIGMEQAFIGADYTQAYVSCALGIRSIGYVMICFGVVNAVCSLLFGSAMKYIGRFPILVMGAALHLGLIVWLLIWRPNPESPSVFFVISGLWGVGDAVWQTQVNGLYGVLFRRNKEAAFSNYRLWESAGFVVAYAYSTHLCARMKLYVLMVALLVGVAGYIIVEILHKRKALRLKAIAENPVEAAEAAKQPQEEDDEKDDIDDDLIITHL
- the LOC112048039 gene encoding UNC93-like protein isoform X1, producing the protein MKAQGEHGMTVAHGGGGEDHRPDKDSVYTVKTGFRNDAYQHERDPSDDIVKPPPLPTEDDSYASGKVKLSRNEKWRILKNVAAVSAAFMVQFTAFQGTANLQSSINAADGLGTVSLSSIYAALVVSCIFVPTFLIKRLTVKWTLCLSMMCYAPYIAAQFYPKFYTLVPAGVIVGLGAAPMWTSKATYLTQAGSVYAKLTDQAVDGIIVRFFGFFFLAWQTAELWGNLISSLVFSSGVHSGNTSKENSSSAVLACGANFCVIGGGHHDNRNLHRPPDSEIYEISAIYLACVVVAVLMVALLVDPLSRYGEKQRTSEANKLSGIQLLSATAYQLKKPNQQLLIPITLWIGMEQAFIGADYTQAYVSCALGIRSIGYVMICFGVVNAVCSLLFGSAMKYIGRFPILVMGAALHLGLIVWLLIWRPNPESPSVFFVISGLWGVGDAVWQTQVNGLYGVLFRRNKEAAFSNYRLWESAGFVVAYAYSTHLCARMKLYVLMVALLVGVAGYIIVEILHKRKALRLKAIAENPVEAAEAAKQPQEEDDEKDDIDDDLIITHL